A region of Veillonellaceae bacterium DNA encodes the following proteins:
- a CDS encoding TonB-dependent receptor, which produces MMNQPRGSINKKNIIKKAVLLSLGGALLMPISSGAEDVYSLPEMVVTAEKMPVESKKEPQAVQVVDQKGIESLGAVNATQALELVTGINLSSGKAGSTASMGGTQVMLRGMNTNQVLILVDGRRMADEDTSQTKNAYLLSRIPLSTIDKIEVVRGPSGAMYGSDGMGGVINIITKKPDKEETVLGFHTGEAEWGEDLSYTTGKLGRWNSTFHYSTAKVRPLSYRNQGTDERGIITDGWDVPGYGRRQEIGLDTVYDFENRNENKVRFGVNYFDESMLTRFADGGMQMGRLYLPLQKDDRSRIDRHETDTFLTYTGKTDRNEYEGSVSYSRLTKNSKTSNDRPDFTGILPPFVNSMLDTLYPASDYDKAKYTEWALSGKDTMTFDKHRVTYGGDYRMTSYTGTRLGEGKEEEGHSIENAALYVTDFWTMGGGVTLTPSFRMEHNNRFGDYGVPRLGATWELDSHNRIKADYGAGYRAPTVSEMYLDLNHFAYRIYGNPDLSPEKSRSLDLSYEWEMGNLKGKVTWFKNRVKNLIDIVQVSDAVYHYENVNRADIEGVETELTAPMGSRWNWRLSHVYLDAVNKTDGTMLDNRARHTVTAALFYDDHDDYGWSGAVWDTFQDHYRFDDESYTFQTLNTSIRKRWGDWSMTAGVYNWFDKKVDDLYVHGREWFTGMQVRL; this is translated from the coding sequence ATGATGAATCAGCCGCGCGGCTCTATTAATAAGAAAAATATAATAAAGAAGGCAGTGCTTCTTTCGCTGGGAGGGGCTCTCTTGATGCCGATTTCTTCCGGCGCAGAAGATGTATATTCGCTTCCGGAAATGGTTGTGACGGCAGAAAAGATGCCCGTCGAATCGAAGAAGGAACCGCAGGCGGTCCAGGTCGTCGATCAGAAGGGAATCGAAAGCCTTGGCGCGGTGAATGCGACGCAGGCCCTGGAGCTTGTGACGGGGATTAATCTTTCAAGCGGCAAGGCCGGCAGCACGGCTTCGATGGGCGGCACGCAGGTGATGCTGCGCGGCATGAATACGAATCAGGTACTGATCCTTGTCGACGGCAGGCGCATGGCAGATGAGGATACGAGCCAGACGAAGAATGCCTACCTTCTTTCAAGGATTCCTCTTTCCACGATCGACAAGATCGAAGTCGTGAGGGGCCCGTCGGGCGCGATGTACGGATCGGACGGCATGGGCGGCGTCATCAATATCATCACGAAGAAGCCTGACAAGGAAGAAACGGTGCTCGGCTTCCATACGGGGGAGGCGGAGTGGGGAGAGGACCTTAGCTATACGACGGGGAAACTTGGCCGCTGGAATTCTACTTTCCATTACAGCACGGCAAAAGTGCGCCCTCTTTCCTACAGGAACCAGGGGACGGATGAACGCGGCATCATTACGGACGGCTGGGACGTCCCGGGCTATGGCAGAAGGCAGGAAATCGGGCTTGATACGGTCTATGATTTCGAGAACAGGAATGAGAACAAGGTGCGCTTCGGCGTGAATTACTTCGATGAATCGATGCTGACGCGCTTTGCTGATGGCGGCATGCAGATGGGCCGGCTGTACCTGCCGCTCCAGAAGGACGACAGAAGCCGCATCGACCGTCATGAGACGGACACGTTCCTGACGTATACAGGAAAGACAGACAGAAATGAATACGAAGGCAGCGTTTCCTACAGCCGCCTCACGAAGAATTCAAAGACGAGCAATGACCGCCCTGATTTCACGGGCATCCTTCCGCCTTTTGTGAATTCCATGCTGGACACGTTGTACCCAGCCAGCGATTACGACAAGGCTAAGTACACGGAGTGGGCGCTTTCCGGGAAAGACACGATGACCTTTGACAAGCACCGCGTGACGTACGGCGGGGATTACCGCATGACGTCGTACACGGGGACGCGCCTTGGCGAAGGAAAAGAGGAAGAAGGACACAGCATCGAGAATGCGGCGCTCTATGTGACGGATTTCTGGACGATGGGAGGCGGCGTGACGCTGACACCTTCCTTCCGCATGGAGCATAACAACCGCTTCGGCGATTACGGCGTGCCAAGGCTGGGCGCGACATGGGAGCTGGATTCCCATAACAGGATCAAGGCAGACTATGGCGCCGGATACCGCGCACCGACAGTTTCGGAAATGTACCTCGATCTCAACCATTTTGCGTACCGCATTTACGGCAATCCCGATCTTTCTCCGGAGAAATCCCGCTCGCTCGATCTTTCGTATGAATGGGAAATGGGAAATCTCAAGGGCAAGGTGACATGGTTCAAGAACCGCGTGAAGAACCTGATCGACATCGTGCAGGTGAGCGATGCCGTCTACCATTATGAAAACGTGAACCGCGCTGACATCGAGGGCGTGGAGACGGAGCTTACCGCGCCGATGGGAAGCCGCTGGAACTGGCGACTTTCGCATGTGTACCTCGATGCCGTGAACAAGACGGACGGCACGATGCTCGACAACCGCGCGCGCCATACGGTGACGGCCGCTCTTTTCTATGATGATCATGATGATTACGGCTGGTCGGGCGCTGTCTGGGATACGTTCCAGGACCACTACCGCTTCGATGATGAATCGTATACGTTCCAGACGCTGAATACATCCATCCGGAAACGCTGGGGCGACTGGTCCATGACGGCCGGCGTCTATAACTGGTTCGATAAGAAAGTGGACGACCTTTACGTCCATGGAAGAGAATGGTTCACAGGCATGCAGGTCAGACTGTAA
- a CDS encoding TIGR01212 family radical SAM protein (This family includes YhcC from E. coli K-12, an uncharacterized radical SAM protein.) yields MERYNTYSDYLKKKYGEKVYKIPISLPVTCPNRDGSLSSEPCIFCGSIGADYETKAVGLPITRQLDRSIAHVGPKYKAKKFIAYFLNYTNTYAPPEDFRSWVEEAMAHPDVVGVDVSTRPDCVNERYLEILKESSEKYGKDVTVELGLQSSNAHTLLKLGRCHTAAEYVDAALRIGRYGFDQCTHVIADLPWDDRVDVIETAKLISVLPVTEVKIHSLYIVKGIELARMYEKGEVTLSSMEEYMERVALFLAYLRKDIVIQRIVGRASGGNTLTVNGGSPWWEVKSRIDELLEERNITQGCLCDYIDGKAVRHFL; encoded by the coding sequence ATGGAAAGATACAATACGTATTCAGATTATTTGAAAAAGAAGTATGGAGAGAAGGTCTACAAGATCCCGATCTCGCTGCCGGTTACCTGTCCGAACAGGGACGGCAGCCTGTCAAGCGAGCCGTGCATATTCTGCGGTTCCATCGGTGCGGATTATGAGACGAAGGCTGTCGGCCTTCCGATCACGCGCCAGCTCGACAGGAGCATTGCCCATGTAGGGCCCAAGTACAAGGCGAAGAAGTTCATCGCCTATTTCCTGAATTACACGAATACGTATGCGCCGCCGGAAGATTTCCGCTCCTGGGTGGAAGAGGCGATGGCGCATCCTGACGTGGTAGGTGTCGACGTATCGACAAGGCCGGACTGCGTCAATGAAAGGTACCTTGAGATTTTAAAGGAATCATCAGAGAAGTACGGCAAGGACGTGACGGTGGAGCTGGGGCTCCAGAGCTCGAATGCGCACACGCTCCTCAAGCTTGGCCGCTGCCACACGGCGGCTGAGTATGTCGATGCCGCGCTCCGCATCGGGCGCTACGGCTTCGATCAGTGCACGCATGTCATTGCTGATCTTCCCTGGGACGACCGGGTGGATGTCATCGAGACGGCGAAGCTCATTTCCGTCCTTCCTGTGACGGAGGTGAAGATCCACTCCCTTTACATCGTGAAGGGAATTGAGCTTGCAAGGATGTATGAGAAGGGGGAAGTCACGCTTTCCTCGATGGAAGAGTACATGGAAAGGGTCGCCCTTTTCCTTGCCTACCTTCGGAAAGACATCGTCATCCAGCGGATCGTCGGAAGGGCGTCCGGCGGCAATACGCTTACGGTCAACGGCGGCTCTCCCTGGTGGGAGGTCAAGAGCCGGATCGACGAGCTTTTGGAAGAAAGAAATATCACGCAGGGCTGTCTTTGCGATTATATAGACGGCAAAGCTGTCCGGCATTTTTTATAA
- a CDS encoding glutaredoxin has translation MKKITMIKIPGCPYCAKAKKAFEELCQKPEYANAEVEVIDEQLQPELVTPYNGKYYYVPSLFIDGEKLFEAQPGQDYETIKAAVEKTLKAAAE, from the coding sequence ATGAAAAAAATTACCATGATCAAGATCCCGGGATGCCCGTACTGCGCGAAAGCGAAGAAGGCATTCGAGGAACTTTGCCAGAAACCGGAATATGCCAATGCAGAAGTCGAAGTGATCGATGAACAGCTGCAGCCGGAGCTCGTCACTCCATACAACGGCAAGTACTACTATGTACCGAGCCTCTTCATCGACGGGGAAAAGCTTTTCGAAGCCCAGCCCGGACAGGATTACGAGACGATCAAGGCAGCCGTAGAAAAAACCTTAAAAGCTGCTGCGGAATAA
- a CDS encoding LysR family transcriptional regulator yields the protein MDIELLRNFLEIARVGSMTKAASSLHISQPTLSVQMKSLEEVLGRKLFRKEGRNLVMTEEGELLERRAADIIGLTDKTLSEFRALSDSLGGDVRIGCAESVLIDHLALAIKKIKKKRPFLRCHITSGDTAIVTSILEQGLIDFAIIVEPPDLDRYDSIRIPGVDTWCAVIPEDSPLAAKKSLTFDDIKNEPIIMSKQSFLADLPRWCGSRRDELTIFGYLNLFYNGTRFVKNHMAILLTFAGLAESGNGLAVRPLSPVLSNRMYIVWKKRQIFSPAARDLLEILREDAEKEPVNE from the coding sequence ATGGATATTGAACTGCTCAGGAATTTTCTGGAAATCGCGCGGGTCGGCAGCATGACAAAAGCGGCCTCATCGCTTCATATTTCACAGCCAACGCTCTCTGTCCAGATGAAATCCCTGGAAGAAGTGCTGGGAAGAAAACTTTTCCGCAAGGAAGGACGGAATCTTGTCATGACGGAAGAAGGCGAACTCCTTGAAAGAAGGGCCGCTGACATCATAGGCCTCACGGATAAGACGCTGTCCGAATTCCGCGCTCTCTCTGACAGCCTGGGAGGAGATGTCCGCATCGGATGCGCTGAATCGGTCCTGATCGACCATCTGGCCCTTGCCATCAAAAAGATCAAAAAGAAACGCCCTTTCCTCCGCTGCCATATCACAAGCGGAGACACGGCCATCGTCACAAGCATTCTGGAACAGGGCCTCATCGACTTTGCCATCATCGTCGAGCCGCCGGACCTTGACCGCTACGACTCCATCCGGATCCCGGGTGTCGATACATGGTGCGCCGTCATCCCCGAGGACTCGCCGCTTGCCGCCAAGAAGAGCCTTACCTTTGACGATATAAAAAATGAACCCATTATTATGTCTAAGCAGTCCTTCCTCGCCGATCTGCCGCGCTGGTGCGGAAGCCGCCGCGATGAACTGACCATCTTCGGATACCTGAACCTTTTCTACAATGGCACCCGCTTCGTCAAAAATCACATGGCCATCCTTCTCACCTTCGCGGGACTTGCCGAATCAGGAAACGGCCTTGCCGTCCGGCCCCTTTCTCCCGTCCTTTCCAACCGCATGTACATCGTCTGGAAAAAGCGCCAGATCTTCTCCCCTGCCGCCAGAGACCTCCTGGAAATCCTTCGGGAAGATGCAGAAAAAGAACCTGTCAATGAATAA
- a CDS encoding alpha/beta hydrolase — protein MKKKWAAIAALSLLLALGGTTALAADVPAGQANTITVQTSKGDQPLKLTNEWDKVFPKSDLVDHQKVTFHNRYGITLAADMYTPKNAKGKLPAIAVAGPFGAVKEQSSGLYAQKLAEMGYLTIAFDPSFTGESGGTPRDVASPDINTEDFSAAVDFLSTRDNVDPNRIGILGICGWGGMALNAAAMDTRIKATVTSTMYDMSRVTANGYFDKMTPDDRYEMRKALNEQRTEDYKNDTYAKAGGVVDPLPDDAPFFVKDYHAYYKTKRGYHPRSVNSNAGWNKTSALSFMNMPLLSYAGEIRSAVLIVHGDKAHSYYFSQDAFKKLKGDNKKFLSIPGAVHTDLYGQMDIIPFKAIDEFFQEYLK, from the coding sequence ATGAAGAAGAAATGGGCGGCCATTGCCGCATTGAGCCTGCTCCTTGCTTTGGGCGGAACGACTGCACTTGCTGCGGATGTTCCGGCAGGTCAGGCAAATACGATTACTGTACAGACATCGAAAGGAGATCAGCCATTGAAACTGACAAATGAATGGGACAAAGTGTTCCCGAAGAGCGATTTAGTCGATCACCAGAAGGTGACATTCCATAACCGTTACGGCATTACGCTTGCCGCAGATATGTACACACCAAAGAATGCGAAAGGAAAGCTTCCTGCCATTGCTGTTGCAGGGCCGTTCGGCGCTGTGAAGGAACAGTCTTCCGGACTTTATGCACAGAAGCTCGCCGAAATGGGTTATCTGACGATTGCCTTCGATCCGTCGTTTACCGGTGAAAGCGGCGGCACGCCAAGAGACGTGGCATCCCCGGATATCAATACGGAAGATTTCTCTGCTGCTGTAGATTTCCTCTCCACAAGGGACAATGTCGATCCGAACCGCATCGGCATCCTCGGCATCTGCGGATGGGGCGGCATGGCACTCAATGCAGCTGCCATGGATACAAGAATCAAGGCGACAGTCACCTCTACTATGTATGATATGTCCCGCGTCACGGCCAACGGATACTTCGACAAGATGACACCGGATGACAGATATGAAATGAGGAAGGCCCTGAACGAACAGAGAACAGAAGATTACAAGAATGATACGTATGCCAAGGCCGGTGGTGTCGTCGATCCGCTTCCGGATGATGCGCCGTTCTTCGTGAAGGATTACCACGCTTACTACAAGACAAAGCGTGGCTATCATCCGCGTTCCGTCAATTCGAATGCAGGATGGAACAAGACCTCTGCGCTCTCTTTCATGAACATGCCGCTTCTTTCCTACGCAGGAGAAATCAGAAGCGCTGTCCTCATCGTCCATGGCGACAAGGCGCATTCTTACTACTTCAGTCAGGATGCATTCAAGAAGCTGAAGGGTGACAATAAGAAATTCCTCTCCATTCCGGGCGCCGTCCACACGGACCTCTACGGCCAGATGGATATCATCCCGTTCAAGGCCATTGATGAATTCTTCCAGGAATATCTGAAATAA
- a CDS encoding DEAD/DEAH box helicase, with protein sequence MYETFDELGIQPEILQAVKDMGFEEPTPIQKVSIPVALSGKDLIGQAQTGTGKTAAFGIPVLERIDTTKPGPQAVILSPTRELAIQSAEEINHLAQYLPIHALPIYGGQDIERQFKALRKKPNIIVATPGRLMDHMKRGTIDLSNVQILVLDEGDEMVDMGFIDDIRTILAAIPEERQTMFFSATMPGPIRELAETFLKDPEVVKIKAATVTIDLIEQEYIELPDRQKFDALCRLLDMQDPELAIVFVRTKRRCDEVTEALKKRGYMAEGLHGDLSQQKRDTVVRQFKEGTIDILVATDVAARGLDISGVTHVYNFDMPQDPEIYVHRVGRTGRAGQTGLATTFVISREMGQLRDIERVIRRRITRRSVPTLTEVIEENQKAAIESLSETAQAGGLEQFRESAEELLNDQDSVSLVAAAIKLLTKQPDVTPVKITEEAPNFRRRNGGGHRRFEGGNRPRRHFEGRGDREGRGDREGRRFEGKRGGRHFEGGRGNRPKGPKSPRAQDSNFKPYFKNSD encoded by the coding sequence ATGTACGAAACTTTTGACGAATTAGGAATCCAGCCGGAAATTCTGCAGGCCGTAAAGGATATGGGGTTCGAGGAACCGACCCCGATCCAGAAGGTCTCCATTCCAGTAGCACTTTCCGGAAAGGATCTGATTGGTCAGGCACAGACAGGCACAGGTAAAACCGCAGCATTCGGTATCCCTGTACTGGAACGCATTGACACAACAAAACCAGGTCCGCAGGCAGTCATCCTTTCGCCAACCAGAGAACTGGCTATCCAGTCCGCTGAAGAAATCAACCATCTTGCACAGTACCTGCCAATCCACGCACTGCCAATCTACGGCGGCCAGGATATTGAACGCCAGTTCAAGGCACTCCGCAAGAAACCAAACATCATCGTAGCTACCCCGGGCCGTCTGATGGATCATATGAAGCGCGGCACGATCGACCTCTCCAATGTACAGATTCTCGTCCTTGATGAAGGCGATGAAATGGTCGATATGGGATTCATCGACGACATCCGCACGATCCTTGCTGCTATTCCGGAAGAAAGACAGACCATGTTCTTCTCCGCTACCATGCCTGGACCGATCCGCGAACTCGCTGAAACATTCCTGAAGGATCCGGAAGTCGTCAAGATCAAGGCGGCTACCGTAACCATCGACCTGATCGAACAGGAATACATCGAACTGCCGGACCGTCAGAAATTCGACGCACTCTGCCGTCTGCTCGATATGCAGGATCCGGAACTGGCCATCGTATTCGTACGCACCAAGCGCCGCTGCGATGAAGTCACCGAAGCTCTGAAGAAGAGAGGCTACATGGCCGAAGGTCTTCATGGCGACCTGTCCCAGCAGAAGAGAGATACCGTCGTACGCCAGTTCAAGGAAGGCACCATCGATATCCTCGTTGCTACCGACGTGGCTGCCAGAGGCCTTGATATTTCCGGCGTTACCCACGTATACAACTTCGATATGCCGCAGGATCCGGAAATCTATGTACACCGCGTAGGCCGTACAGGCCGCGCAGGACAGACCGGTCTTGCTACGACATTCGTCATTTCCAGAGAAATGGGCCAGCTGCGTGACATCGAAAGAGTCATCCGCCGCCGTATTACCCGCCGCTCTGTACCGACACTGACCGAAGTCATCGAAGAAAATCAGAAGGCTGCTATTGAAAGCCTTTCCGAAACAGCTCAGGCTGGCGGACTCGAACAGTTCCGCGAAAGCGCTGAAGAACTCCTGAATGACCAAGACTCCGTATCCCTCGTTGCAGCAGCTATCAAACTGCTGACCAAACAGCCGGACGTTACTCCGGTCAAGATCACGGAAGAAGCTCCGAACTTCAGAAGAAGAAACGGCGGCGGACACCGTCGTTTCGAAGGCGGAAACCGCCCGAGAAGACACTTCGAAGGACGCGGCGACCGTGAAGGCCGCGGCGACAGAGAAGGACGCCGTTTCGAAGGAAAGCGCGGAGGCCGTCATTTTGAAGGCGGTCGCGGCAATCGTCCGAAAGGACCGAAGAGCCCGAGAGCGCAGGACTCCAATTTCAAACCATACTTCAAGAACTCTGACTGA
- a CDS encoding PhoH family protein translates to MAITKERTEEIVIGDLQEAQHLFERDSSYLKIIGEHYGADISGRGNMIRIKGEEEAVENSLHVIARIRHMIASRIRLSERQVRLVMSLIDQGKENLLQEMEDDIINFTKNGAPIRPRTLGQKLYVDTIRRNSITFGIGPAGTGKTYLAVALAAFALRNHDVQRIILVRPAVEAGEKLGFLPGDMQEKVNPYLRPLFDGLMDMFGPEEFTRLQQKGQIEVAPLAYMRGRTLEKSFVILDEAQNTTVEQIKMFLTRLGFRSKMIVNGDVTQIDLPPNVKSGLIDAERVLKDVKDIGHVHFSEDDVVRHDLVAAIIHAYEEDAKHRNKNGSHKGERKENKEG, encoded by the coding sequence ATGGCCATTACGAAGGAAAGAACAGAAGAGATCGTTATAGGAGATCTGCAGGAAGCACAGCACCTTTTTGAAAGAGACAGCTCGTACCTCAAGATCATAGGGGAGCATTACGGCGCAGACATTTCCGGACGCGGCAATATGATCCGCATCAAGGGCGAAGAGGAGGCTGTGGAGAACAGTCTTCACGTCATCGCGCGCATCCGCCACATGATTGCAAGCCGCATCCGCCTTTCGGAGCGTCAGGTACGCCTTGTGATGTCGCTCATCGATCAGGGGAAGGAAAATCTCCTGCAGGAAATGGAAGACGATATCATCAATTTCACGAAGAACGGCGCGCCGATCCGCCCAAGGACGCTGGGGCAGAAGCTCTATGTGGACACGATCCGCAGGAACTCCATCACGTTCGGCATCGGGCCTGCAGGTACAGGCAAAACGTACCTCGCCGTGGCGCTGGCTGCTTTTGCTCTTCGGAATCATGACGTGCAGAGGATCATCCTCGTGCGTCCGGCAGTCGAAGCAGGGGAGAAACTCGGCTTCCTTCCGGGCGATATGCAGGAAAAGGTCAATCCCTACCTGCGTCCGCTCTTTGACGGTCTGATGGATATGTTCGGACCGGAGGAATTCACCCGCCTGCAGCAGAAGGGACAAATCGAAGTGGCGCCGCTTGCCTACATGCGCGGACGCACGCTCGAGAAGTCCTTCGTCATCCTCGATGAAGCACAGAATACGACGGTCGAGCAGATCAAGATGTTCCTGACGCGCCTGGGCTTCCGCTCGAAGATGATCGTGAACGGCGACGTGACGCAGATCGACCTGCCGCCGAATGTCAAAAGCGGTCTCATCGATGCAGAGCGCGTGCTGAAGGACGTGAAGGATATAGGTCATGTCCATTTCAGCGAAGATGATGTCGTGCGCCATGACCTGGTCGCAGCGATCATCCATGCCTATGAAGAGGATGCCAAACACAGGAACAAGAACGGATCCCATAAAGGGGAACGGAAAGAAAACAAGGAAGGCTGA
- the nadE gene encoding NAD(+) synthase, which yields MIKIRTAQLAAVPGHIRENLKQIEKEAALARSEGAHILVLPEMCLTGYLIGDLWDQNAFLKECERANEKVAALSKGLTIVWGSLAVDWDLINDDGRPRKYNAAFAASNGHFIYPEGSPLPFTVKTLLPDYRCFDDRRYFTSLESLALEEGKRPEDILSPFVLPAGKEELRCGIVLCEDSWDENYRISPMSILAEKGISLFLNLSASPFTMGKDGKRHRMFSESLSRLSIPMLYVNRRGLENNGKDCYTYDGMTAAYDKDGQLIAEANPFTDERSTFYFNQENLTLATETEMEPTDENLLLPAFRYGTSEFLKAIGVNKVVIGVSGGIDSAVNAALYRSILPAENILLVNTPTRYNSELTKGLAAELAENLGCQLLTVPIGDFIDETADALEGLPLPDGTVHLTGFMKENMQARDRSSRILAALSAAFGGIFTCNANKTETTVGYGTLYGDLAGAFAATADLWKYQIYDLGRKLNAWYGRAVIPEGIFTVMPSAELSENQDVTQGKGDPLIYEYHDHLFRSFIEPWQRQTPEDILKAYSKGNLEDLIGCSIIVSNIFPTAKDFIEDLEKWWNLFSGFAVAKRIQTPPLLAVSRRPYGYDLRESQLRPYYTDAYLSLKEKLLAD from the coding sequence ATGATCAAAATACGCACCGCGCAGCTGGCCGCCGTCCCGGGCCACATCCGCGAAAACCTGAAACAGATCGAAAAAGAGGCTGCACTTGCCAGATCCGAGGGTGCTCATATCCTCGTCCTTCCGGAAATGTGCCTCACGGGCTACCTCATCGGTGACCTCTGGGACCAGAATGCTTTTCTGAAAGAATGCGAACGCGCCAACGAAAAAGTTGCTGCCCTTTCCAAGGGCCTCACGATCGTCTGGGGAAGCCTTGCCGTCGACTGGGACCTCATCAATGACGACGGCCGCCCGAGAAAGTACAATGCCGCTTTTGCCGCATCAAACGGCCATTTCATTTATCCCGAAGGAAGCCCTCTTCCCTTCACTGTGAAGACGCTCCTTCCCGACTACCGCTGCTTTGACGACCGCCGCTACTTCACGTCCCTGGAATCCCTGGCGCTCGAAGAAGGGAAACGTCCGGAAGATATCCTTTCCCCCTTCGTCCTTCCTGCAGGAAAAGAAGAACTCCGCTGCGGCATCGTCCTCTGTGAAGACAGCTGGGATGAAAACTACCGCATTTCCCCGATGTCCATCCTCGCAGAAAAAGGCATTTCCCTTTTCCTGAACCTTTCCGCCTCCCCCTTCACGATGGGAAAAGACGGCAAGCGCCACAGGATGTTCTCCGAATCCCTCTCCCGCCTTTCCATCCCGATGCTCTATGTGAACAGGCGCGGTCTTGAGAACAACGGCAAAGACTGCTACACCTACGACGGCATGACTGCTGCTTACGACAAGGACGGCCAGCTCATTGCTGAAGCAAACCCTTTCACAGACGAGCGCTCGACCTTCTACTTCAATCAGGAAAACCTGACGCTGGCAACCGAAACGGAAATGGAACCGACAGATGAAAATCTCCTCCTTCCTGCCTTCCGCTACGGCACGTCTGAATTCCTGAAAGCCATCGGCGTAAACAAAGTCGTCATCGGCGTATCCGGCGGTATCGATTCTGCCGTGAATGCAGCGCTTTACCGCTCGATCCTTCCTGCTGAAAATATCCTTCTCGTCAATACGCCCACGCGCTACAACTCCGAGCTCACAAAAGGTCTTGCTGCCGAGCTTGCCGAAAACCTTGGCTGCCAGCTCCTGACCGTACCGATCGGTGACTTCATCGATGAAACGGCCGATGCGCTCGAAGGCCTTCCCCTTCCTGACGGCACCGTCCATCTGACCGGCTTCATGAAGGAAAACATGCAGGCGCGCGACCGCAGCAGCCGCATCCTTGCCGCACTCTCTGCTGCCTTTGGCGGCATATTCACCTGCAACGCCAACAAGACGGAAACGACCGTCGGATACGGCACCCTTTACGGCGATCTTGCCGGCGCCTTTGCCGCAACGGCCGACCTCTGGAAGTACCAAATTTACGATCTGGGAAGAAAGCTCAACGCATGGTATGGAAGAGCCGTCATCCCCGAAGGCATCTTCACTGTCATGCCAAGCGCCGAACTCTCCGAGAATCAGGACGTCACGCAGGGAAAAGGCGATCCCCTGATTTACGAATACCATGACCACCTTTTCAGAAGCTTCATCGAGCCATGGCAGAGGCAGACACCCGAAGATATCCTCAAAGCTTACTCCAAAGGAAATCTTGAAGATCTCATCGGCTGCTCCATCATCGTCTCCAACATTTTCCCGACGGCCAAAGATTTCATTGAAGACCTTGAGAAATGGTGGAACCTCTTCTCCGGCTTTGCCGTCGCCAAACGTATCCAGACGCCGCCGCTCCTTGCCGTCAGCCGCCGTCCGTACGGCTATGACCTCAGGGAATCCCAGCTCCGCCCCTACTACACCGACGCCTACCTTTCCCTCAAGGAAAAACTTCTGGCAGATTAA